The DNA window TCCCCGAGGACGACATGACCGAGCTGGAGGAAAGCGGCATCGGCAAGCTCTTCGGCCCCGGAACGAGCACCGACGACATCATCGCCTACATCCGCTCGACCGTCCTCTAATCGTGCGCGCCAGGTCCACCGACATCCGAGAAACCTAAGGCCGCCCGCCGGTCAACGGCGGGCAATTCAAAGAATTCCACGATGCCGAACGAGGACAAGTACGAGAAGCTGGCCGAACTCCGCCGGAAGGCGCTCGCGGGCGACCCGGAGCGAATCGCCAAGCAGCAGGCCAAGGGCAAGCTCACCGCCCGGGAGCGCATCGGCATCCTCTTCGACGAGGGCACTTTCCAGGAGCTCGACCGGTTCAAGGTCCACCGCTGCACCGACTTCGACATGGAGTCGAACCGCCCCCTGGGCGACGGTGTCATCACCGGCTACGGTTTCATCGAGGGTCGGCTGACCTATGCCTTCGCCCAGGACTTCACCGTCTTCGGCGGGACGCTCTCCCGGGCCCACGGGGAGAAAATCTGCAAGGTGATGGACCTGGCGCTCAAGAACGGCGCGCCCTTCGTGGGGTTGAACGACTCCGGCGGCGCCCGCATCCAGGAGGGGGTGGACTCCCTCGCCGGTTACGCCGAGGTCTTTCAGGCCAACACCATGGCTTCGGGGGTGATTCCGCAGATTTCGGCCATCATGGGCCCCTGCGCCGGCGGCGCCGTCTACTCCCCCGCCGTCACCGACTTCGCCTTCATGGTGGACGGCACCAGCCACATGTTTCTGACCGGGCCAGACGTCATCAAGACGGTGATGAACGAGGATGTCACCTTCGAGGAACTGGGCGGGGCCAGGGTCCACGCGTCGAAATCCGGCGTCTGCCACGTGGTGGCGGCCAACGAGTTCGAGTGCCTCCAGGGCATCCGCCGCCTGTTGCAGTTCTTCCCCCAGAACAACATGGAGGACCCGCCGCTGGGGAAGACCTCCGACGACCCGGCCCGCATGGATGAAAAGCTCGACGGCATCGTCCCCGACTCGTCCACCAAGCCCTACGACATGAAAGACATCATCCGGCTGGTGGTTGACGACGGGGACTTCTTCGAGACGCACGCCGACTTCGCCGCCAACCACATCACCGGCTTCGCGCGGTTCGACGGGCGGCCCGTGGGAATCGTGGCCCACCAGCCGGCGGTCCTGGCCGGGTGCCTGGACATAGACTCGTCGTGCAAATCGGCCCGGATGATACGTTTCTGCGACTGCTTCAACCTGCCGGTGGTCACCTTCTCCGACGTGCCGGGTTTTCTGCCCGGGACCGACCAGGAGTGGCGGGGCGTGATAAAGCACGGCGCGATGCTCCTCTACGCCTACGCCGAGGCCACGGTGCCCAAGGTCCACGTCATCACGCGCAAGTCCTACGGCGGCGCCTACGCGGTGACCTCCAACCGCCACATGCGGGGCGACATCGTCTACGCCTGGCCCACGGCGGAGATAGCGGTGATGGGGGCCGAGGGCGCGGTGCAGATTCTCTACCGTCGCGAGCTCAAGGCCGCCGACGACCCCAAGGCCCTGGCCGACAAGCTCGCCGCCGAGTTCCGGGAGCGCTTCGCCGATCCATACACCGCCGCGGGGCTGGGCTACGTGGACGAGGTCATCATGCCCCACGAGACGCGACCGAAAATCATCGCCGCCCTCGAGATGCTCAGGCACAAGCGGGACCACAACCCGCCCAAGAAGCACGGGAATATCCCCCTCTGACCGATGTTTAAAAAGATACTCATCGCCAACCGGGGCGAAATCGCGGTACGGGTCATCCGGACCTGCGGCGAGATGGGCATCCCCACGGTGGCCGTCTTCTCCGACGCCGACCGCGGCGCCCTCCACGTCCAGTACGCCGACGAGGCGTACAACATCGGCCCGCCCCCGGCGGCGGAGTCCTACCTCGCGGGCGACCGGCTGATCGGGCTGGCGAAAAAGGTCGGCGCCGAGGCCGTCCACCCCGGCTACGGTTTTCTGGCCGAGAACGCCGATTTCGCCCAGGCGTGCGCCGACGCGGGGCTGGCCTTCATCGGCCCCTCGGCGGGTGCCATGCGCCTCTCGGGCGATAAGCTCCAGGCGCGCGCCACGATGGTCGCCGCCGGCGTGCCGGTCATCCCCGGCCTCGACACCGCCGGGATTTCCGACGAGGAGTTGCCGGGACGGGTGGAAGGGATAGGCTACCCCGTGATGGTCAAGGCGGCGGGCGGCGGCGGCGGCAAGGGCATCCGCACCGTCCGCGGCCCCGACGAGCTCCGGGCCTCCATCCGTCAGGCCCGCG is part of the bacterium genome and encodes:
- a CDS encoding acyl-CoA carboxylase subunit beta; the encoded protein is MPNEDKYEKLAELRRKALAGDPERIAKQQAKGKLTARERIGILFDEGTFQELDRFKVHRCTDFDMESNRPLGDGVITGYGFIEGRLTYAFAQDFTVFGGTLSRAHGEKICKVMDLALKNGAPFVGLNDSGGARIQEGVDSLAGYAEVFQANTMASGVIPQISAIMGPCAGGAVYSPAVTDFAFMVDGTSHMFLTGPDVIKTVMNEDVTFEELGGARVHASKSGVCHVVAANEFECLQGIRRLLQFFPQNNMEDPPLGKTSDDPARMDEKLDGIVPDSSTKPYDMKDIIRLVVDDGDFFETHADFAANHITGFARFDGRPVGIVAHQPAVLAGCLDIDSSCKSARMIRFCDCFNLPVVTFSDVPGFLPGTDQEWRGVIKHGAMLLYAYAEATVPKVHVITRKSYGGAYAVTSNRHMRGDIVYAWPTAEIAVMGAEGAVQILYRRELKAADDPKALADKLAAEFRERFADPYTAAGLGYVDEVIMPHETRPKIIAALEMLRHKRDHNPPKKHGNIPL